One window of the Mixophyes fleayi isolate aMixFle1 chromosome 6, aMixFle1.hap1, whole genome shotgun sequence genome contains the following:
- the GMEB2 gene encoding glucocorticoid modulatory element-binding protein 2 isoform X1, with amino-acid sequence MATPDVSVHVEEVVVVTTPDNIMDGSGVEGVKAVLVTTNRSLAEEALESENMAAAAAAAFSASTELKEAVLEVKMEDGDEETMEAEIAYPITCGESKANLIWRKFVCPGINVKCVQYNEHLISPKEFVHLAGKSTLKDWKRAIRMNGVMLRKIMDSGELDFYQHSKVCSNTCRSTKIDVTGGRMSLCSQMSTEYIPITTTSSEISFLDFTVNGNPTTITIETCDNSGEWSNSVGDDTLVFWQGLRDAGLLGDIIQEFHQELLETMKGLKERLQTPLFELQDAVLLNNIVQNFGMLDLIKKVLASHKSQMDRSREQYTRDLAALEQQCDEHRRRAKELKHKSQHLNNVLMTLTPVTLPPAPKRPRLTRATSGPASISSQVSSQQTQITLPQGMSLSQLTGLPFSKLMSTSIPVSSCSSVVNKNSYSQANSPSSPVLGGYTILTPSGSNFPGTLEIHPDSSNLTVLSTAAMQDSNTVLKVVSPIQLLTLQGLGATIQNLAQLAPAGSTIVAMPCESGEGEDEHTTIEVTSLTEEQEQK; translated from the exons ATGGCCACACCAGATGTCAGTGTGCACGTGGAGGAGGTGGTGGTTGTGACCACACCTGATAACATTATGGACGGCAGTGGTGTGGAAGGGGTGAAAGCGGTTCTTGTGACCACCAACAG GAGTCTTGCTGAAGAAGCCCTGGAGTCTGAGAATATGGCAGCTGCAGCCGCAGCTGCCTTTAGTGCATCTACAGAGCTGAAAGAAGCTGTGTTAG AAGTGAAGATGGAAGATGGGGATGAGGAGACTATGGAGGCAGAGATTGCTTATCCCATTACCTGCGGAGAGAGCAAGGCTAACCTGATCTGGAGGAAGTTTGTGTGTCCGGGTATCAACGTCAAGTGTGTGCAG TATAATGAACATCTAATAAGCCCAAAAGAGTTTGTTCACCTGGCCGGTAAATCCACCCTGAAAGATTGGAAGAGGGCAATCCGAATGAATGGTGTTATGCTCAG GAAGATAATGGATTCTGGGGAGCTGGATTTTTACCAGCACTCCAAGGTCTGTTCCAACACTTGCCGGAGCACCAAAATTGACGTGACGGGGGGTCGCATGTCGCTCTGCAGCCAGATGTCCACAGAGTACATACCCATCACAACTACATCGAGCGAGA TTTCTTTCCTAGATTTTACAGTGAACGGGAACCCAACAACTATCACTATTGAAACATGTGACAATTCCGGAGAGTGGAGTAACTCTGTTGGAG ATGATACCCTGGTTTTCTGGCAAGGTCTCAGAGATGCTGGACTGCTGGGTGACATTATCCAAGAGTTTCACCAAGAGCTGCTTGAGACAATGAAAGGGCTGAAAGAAAGACTGCAAACTCCCCTCTTTGAGCTACAAG ATGCCGTGCTGCTTAACAACATTGTACAGAATTTTGGCATGTTGGACCTGATTAAGAAAGTTTTGGCTAGTCACAAGAGCCAAATGGACCGGTCCAGGGAGCAGTACACGAGGGACTTAGCAG CactggagcagcagtgtgatgagcATCGGAGACGAGCCAAGGAACTGAAACACAAATCTCAGCATCTGAACAACGTGCTGATGACTCTGACACCAGTTACCTTACCCCCTGCACCTAAGCGACCACGATTAACTAGAGCTACGTCCGGCCCTGCTTCCATAAGTTCACAGGTCTCTTCTCAGCAAACGCAAATCACCCTGCCACAAGGAATGTCCCTCTCTCAGTTGACCGGTCTCCCCTTCAGCAAACTAATGTCCACCAGCATCCCtgtctcctcctgctcctctgtagTCAACAAGAACTCGTATTCCCAAGCCAACTCACCCTCCTCCCCTGTCTTGGGTGGTTACACTATCCTCACACCTTCAGGGAGCAATTTTCCCGGCACACTGGAGATTCATCCTGACTCTTCCAACCTTACTGTTCTGAGTACCGCAGCAATGCAAGACAGCAACACTGTTCTAAAAGTAGTGAGTCCCATCCAATTGCTCACTTTGCAGGGGCTGGGTGCTACAATACAAAACCTGGCTCAGCTAGCACCAGCTGGCAGCACTATTGTAGCCATGCCCTGTGAGTcaggggagggagaggatgagcaTACCACCATAGAAGTGACTTCACTGACTGAAGAGCAGGAACAGAAGTAG
- the GMEB2 gene encoding glucocorticoid modulatory element-binding protein 2 isoform X4, whose translation MATPDVSVHVEEVVVVTTPDNIMDGSGVEGVKAVLVTTNRSLAEEALESENMAAAAAAAFSASTELKEAVLVKMEDGDEETMEAEIAYPITCGESKANLIWRKFVCPGINVKCVQYNEHLISPKEFVHLAGKSTLKDWKRAIRMNGVMLRKIMDSGELDFYQHSKVCSNTCRSTKIDVTGGRMSLCSQMSTEYIPITTTSSENFTVNGNPTTITIETCDNSGEWSNSVGDDTLVFWQGLRDAGLLGDIIQEFHQELLETMKGLKERLQTPLFELQDAVLLNNIVQNFGMLDLIKKVLASHKSQMDRSREQYTRDLAALEQQCDEHRRRAKELKHKSQHLNNVLMTLTPVTLPPAPKRPRLTRATSGPASISSQVSSQQTQITLPQGMSLSQLTGLPFSKLMSTSIPVSSCSSVVNKNSYSQANSPSSPVLGGYTILTPSGSNFPGTLEIHPDSSNLTVLSTAAMQDSNTVLKVVSPIQLLTLQGLGATIQNLAQLAPAGSTIVAMPCESGEGEDEHTTIEVTSLTEEQEQK comes from the exons ATGGCCACACCAGATGTCAGTGTGCACGTGGAGGAGGTGGTGGTTGTGACCACACCTGATAACATTATGGACGGCAGTGGTGTGGAAGGGGTGAAAGCGGTTCTTGTGACCACCAACAG GAGTCTTGCTGAAGAAGCCCTGGAGTCTGAGAATATGGCAGCTGCAGCCGCAGCTGCCTTTAGTGCATCTACAGAGCTGAAAGAAGCTGTGTTAG TGAAGATGGAAGATGGGGATGAGGAGACTATGGAGGCAGAGATTGCTTATCCCATTACCTGCGGAGAGAGCAAGGCTAACCTGATCTGGAGGAAGTTTGTGTGTCCGGGTATCAACGTCAAGTGTGTGCAG TATAATGAACATCTAATAAGCCCAAAAGAGTTTGTTCACCTGGCCGGTAAATCCACCCTGAAAGATTGGAAGAGGGCAATCCGAATGAATGGTGTTATGCTCAG GAAGATAATGGATTCTGGGGAGCTGGATTTTTACCAGCACTCCAAGGTCTGTTCCAACACTTGCCGGAGCACCAAAATTGACGTGACGGGGGGTCGCATGTCGCTCTGCAGCCAGATGTCCACAGAGTACATACCCATCACAACTACATCGAGCGAGA ATTTTACAGTGAACGGGAACCCAACAACTATCACTATTGAAACATGTGACAATTCCGGAGAGTGGAGTAACTCTGTTGGAG ATGATACCCTGGTTTTCTGGCAAGGTCTCAGAGATGCTGGACTGCTGGGTGACATTATCCAAGAGTTTCACCAAGAGCTGCTTGAGACAATGAAAGGGCTGAAAGAAAGACTGCAAACTCCCCTCTTTGAGCTACAAG ATGCCGTGCTGCTTAACAACATTGTACAGAATTTTGGCATGTTGGACCTGATTAAGAAAGTTTTGGCTAGTCACAAGAGCCAAATGGACCGGTCCAGGGAGCAGTACACGAGGGACTTAGCAG CactggagcagcagtgtgatgagcATCGGAGACGAGCCAAGGAACTGAAACACAAATCTCAGCATCTGAACAACGTGCTGATGACTCTGACACCAGTTACCTTACCCCCTGCACCTAAGCGACCACGATTAACTAGAGCTACGTCCGGCCCTGCTTCCATAAGTTCACAGGTCTCTTCTCAGCAAACGCAAATCACCCTGCCACAAGGAATGTCCCTCTCTCAGTTGACCGGTCTCCCCTTCAGCAAACTAATGTCCACCAGCATCCCtgtctcctcctgctcctctgtagTCAACAAGAACTCGTATTCCCAAGCCAACTCACCCTCCTCCCCTGTCTTGGGTGGTTACACTATCCTCACACCTTCAGGGAGCAATTTTCCCGGCACACTGGAGATTCATCCTGACTCTTCCAACCTTACTGTTCTGAGTACCGCAGCAATGCAAGACAGCAACACTGTTCTAAAAGTAGTGAGTCCCATCCAATTGCTCACTTTGCAGGGGCTGGGTGCTACAATACAAAACCTGGCTCAGCTAGCACCAGCTGGCAGCACTATTGTAGCCATGCCCTGTGAGTcaggggagggagaggatgagcaTACCACCATAGAAGTGACTTCACTGACTGAAGAGCAGGAACAGAAGTAG
- the GMEB2 gene encoding glucocorticoid modulatory element-binding protein 2 isoform X2, with the protein MATPDVSVHVEEVVVVTTPDNIMDGSGVEGVKAVLVTTNRSLAEEALESENMAAAAAAAFSASTELKEAVLVKMEDGDEETMEAEIAYPITCGESKANLIWRKFVCPGINVKCVQYNEHLISPKEFVHLAGKSTLKDWKRAIRMNGVMLRKIMDSGELDFYQHSKVCSNTCRSTKIDVTGGRMSLCSQMSTEYIPITTTSSEISFLDFTVNGNPTTITIETCDNSGEWSNSVGDDTLVFWQGLRDAGLLGDIIQEFHQELLETMKGLKERLQTPLFELQDAVLLNNIVQNFGMLDLIKKVLASHKSQMDRSREQYTRDLAALEQQCDEHRRRAKELKHKSQHLNNVLMTLTPVTLPPAPKRPRLTRATSGPASISSQVSSQQTQITLPQGMSLSQLTGLPFSKLMSTSIPVSSCSSVVNKNSYSQANSPSSPVLGGYTILTPSGSNFPGTLEIHPDSSNLTVLSTAAMQDSNTVLKVVSPIQLLTLQGLGATIQNLAQLAPAGSTIVAMPCESGEGEDEHTTIEVTSLTEEQEQK; encoded by the exons ATGGCCACACCAGATGTCAGTGTGCACGTGGAGGAGGTGGTGGTTGTGACCACACCTGATAACATTATGGACGGCAGTGGTGTGGAAGGGGTGAAAGCGGTTCTTGTGACCACCAACAG GAGTCTTGCTGAAGAAGCCCTGGAGTCTGAGAATATGGCAGCTGCAGCCGCAGCTGCCTTTAGTGCATCTACAGAGCTGAAAGAAGCTGTGTTAG TGAAGATGGAAGATGGGGATGAGGAGACTATGGAGGCAGAGATTGCTTATCCCATTACCTGCGGAGAGAGCAAGGCTAACCTGATCTGGAGGAAGTTTGTGTGTCCGGGTATCAACGTCAAGTGTGTGCAG TATAATGAACATCTAATAAGCCCAAAAGAGTTTGTTCACCTGGCCGGTAAATCCACCCTGAAAGATTGGAAGAGGGCAATCCGAATGAATGGTGTTATGCTCAG GAAGATAATGGATTCTGGGGAGCTGGATTTTTACCAGCACTCCAAGGTCTGTTCCAACACTTGCCGGAGCACCAAAATTGACGTGACGGGGGGTCGCATGTCGCTCTGCAGCCAGATGTCCACAGAGTACATACCCATCACAACTACATCGAGCGAGA TTTCTTTCCTAGATTTTACAGTGAACGGGAACCCAACAACTATCACTATTGAAACATGTGACAATTCCGGAGAGTGGAGTAACTCTGTTGGAG ATGATACCCTGGTTTTCTGGCAAGGTCTCAGAGATGCTGGACTGCTGGGTGACATTATCCAAGAGTTTCACCAAGAGCTGCTTGAGACAATGAAAGGGCTGAAAGAAAGACTGCAAACTCCCCTCTTTGAGCTACAAG ATGCCGTGCTGCTTAACAACATTGTACAGAATTTTGGCATGTTGGACCTGATTAAGAAAGTTTTGGCTAGTCACAAGAGCCAAATGGACCGGTCCAGGGAGCAGTACACGAGGGACTTAGCAG CactggagcagcagtgtgatgagcATCGGAGACGAGCCAAGGAACTGAAACACAAATCTCAGCATCTGAACAACGTGCTGATGACTCTGACACCAGTTACCTTACCCCCTGCACCTAAGCGACCACGATTAACTAGAGCTACGTCCGGCCCTGCTTCCATAAGTTCACAGGTCTCTTCTCAGCAAACGCAAATCACCCTGCCACAAGGAATGTCCCTCTCTCAGTTGACCGGTCTCCCCTTCAGCAAACTAATGTCCACCAGCATCCCtgtctcctcctgctcctctgtagTCAACAAGAACTCGTATTCCCAAGCCAACTCACCCTCCTCCCCTGTCTTGGGTGGTTACACTATCCTCACACCTTCAGGGAGCAATTTTCCCGGCACACTGGAGATTCATCCTGACTCTTCCAACCTTACTGTTCTGAGTACCGCAGCAATGCAAGACAGCAACACTGTTCTAAAAGTAGTGAGTCCCATCCAATTGCTCACTTTGCAGGGGCTGGGTGCTACAATACAAAACCTGGCTCAGCTAGCACCAGCTGGCAGCACTATTGTAGCCATGCCCTGTGAGTcaggggagggagaggatgagcaTACCACCATAGAAGTGACTTCACTGACTGAAGAGCAGGAACAGAAGTAG
- the GMEB2 gene encoding glucocorticoid modulatory element-binding protein 2 isoform X3, with protein MATPDVSVHVEEVVVVTTPDNIMDGSGVEGVKAVLVTTNRSLAEEALESENMAAAAAAAFSASTELKEAVLEVKMEDGDEETMEAEIAYPITCGESKANLIWRKFVCPGINVKCVQYNEHLISPKEFVHLAGKSTLKDWKRAIRMNGVMLRKIMDSGELDFYQHSKVCSNTCRSTKIDVTGGRMSLCSQMSTEYIPITTTSSENFTVNGNPTTITIETCDNSGEWSNSVGDDTLVFWQGLRDAGLLGDIIQEFHQELLETMKGLKERLQTPLFELQDAVLLNNIVQNFGMLDLIKKVLASHKSQMDRSREQYTRDLAALEQQCDEHRRRAKELKHKSQHLNNVLMTLTPVTLPPAPKRPRLTRATSGPASISSQVSSQQTQITLPQGMSLSQLTGLPFSKLMSTSIPVSSCSSVVNKNSYSQANSPSSPVLGGYTILTPSGSNFPGTLEIHPDSSNLTVLSTAAMQDSNTVLKVVSPIQLLTLQGLGATIQNLAQLAPAGSTIVAMPCESGEGEDEHTTIEVTSLTEEQEQK; from the exons ATGGCCACACCAGATGTCAGTGTGCACGTGGAGGAGGTGGTGGTTGTGACCACACCTGATAACATTATGGACGGCAGTGGTGTGGAAGGGGTGAAAGCGGTTCTTGTGACCACCAACAG GAGTCTTGCTGAAGAAGCCCTGGAGTCTGAGAATATGGCAGCTGCAGCCGCAGCTGCCTTTAGTGCATCTACAGAGCTGAAAGAAGCTGTGTTAG AAGTGAAGATGGAAGATGGGGATGAGGAGACTATGGAGGCAGAGATTGCTTATCCCATTACCTGCGGAGAGAGCAAGGCTAACCTGATCTGGAGGAAGTTTGTGTGTCCGGGTATCAACGTCAAGTGTGTGCAG TATAATGAACATCTAATAAGCCCAAAAGAGTTTGTTCACCTGGCCGGTAAATCCACCCTGAAAGATTGGAAGAGGGCAATCCGAATGAATGGTGTTATGCTCAG GAAGATAATGGATTCTGGGGAGCTGGATTTTTACCAGCACTCCAAGGTCTGTTCCAACACTTGCCGGAGCACCAAAATTGACGTGACGGGGGGTCGCATGTCGCTCTGCAGCCAGATGTCCACAGAGTACATACCCATCACAACTACATCGAGCGAGA ATTTTACAGTGAACGGGAACCCAACAACTATCACTATTGAAACATGTGACAATTCCGGAGAGTGGAGTAACTCTGTTGGAG ATGATACCCTGGTTTTCTGGCAAGGTCTCAGAGATGCTGGACTGCTGGGTGACATTATCCAAGAGTTTCACCAAGAGCTGCTTGAGACAATGAAAGGGCTGAAAGAAAGACTGCAAACTCCCCTCTTTGAGCTACAAG ATGCCGTGCTGCTTAACAACATTGTACAGAATTTTGGCATGTTGGACCTGATTAAGAAAGTTTTGGCTAGTCACAAGAGCCAAATGGACCGGTCCAGGGAGCAGTACACGAGGGACTTAGCAG CactggagcagcagtgtgatgagcATCGGAGACGAGCCAAGGAACTGAAACACAAATCTCAGCATCTGAACAACGTGCTGATGACTCTGACACCAGTTACCTTACCCCCTGCACCTAAGCGACCACGATTAACTAGAGCTACGTCCGGCCCTGCTTCCATAAGTTCACAGGTCTCTTCTCAGCAAACGCAAATCACCCTGCCACAAGGAATGTCCCTCTCTCAGTTGACCGGTCTCCCCTTCAGCAAACTAATGTCCACCAGCATCCCtgtctcctcctgctcctctgtagTCAACAAGAACTCGTATTCCCAAGCCAACTCACCCTCCTCCCCTGTCTTGGGTGGTTACACTATCCTCACACCTTCAGGGAGCAATTTTCCCGGCACACTGGAGATTCATCCTGACTCTTCCAACCTTACTGTTCTGAGTACCGCAGCAATGCAAGACAGCAACACTGTTCTAAAAGTAGTGAGTCCCATCCAATTGCTCACTTTGCAGGGGCTGGGTGCTACAATACAAAACCTGGCTCAGCTAGCACCAGCTGGCAGCACTATTGTAGCCATGCCCTGTGAGTcaggggagggagaggatgagcaTACCACCATAGAAGTGACTTCACTGACTGAAGAGCAGGAACAGAAGTAG